A genomic segment from Malus domestica chromosome 05, GDT2T_hap1 encodes:
- the LOC103435969 gene encoding DEAD-box ATP-dependent RNA helicase 51-like, which yields MEGAMLARRNNRKRKRAKKLSESTGTIEESEPQNRKEDQEEEDKGEDEKTKRMKVEETAGKEENEGVEASKEEKKTKVKRGGGSGIMTTESFGSLNLSSHTFKAVQDMKFQHMTQIQARTIPPLLIGKDVLGAARTGSGKTLAFLVPAVELLYHTKFTPRNGTAVVVICPTRELAIQTHAVAEHLLKYHSQTVDLVIGGANRRREAESLVKGVNLLVATPGRLLDHLQNTKGFLYKNLKCLIIDEADRILEDNFEEEMRQIIKRLPQERQTALFSATQTKKVEDLARLSLKDPFLIDVDEGRTKVTNEGLKQGYVIVPSDKRFILLYTFLKTTRSKKVMVFFSSCNSVKFHSELLKYINMECFDIHGKQKQQKRTKTFFDFCKAEKGILLCTDVAARGLDIPAVDLIVQFDPPDDPKEYIHRVGRTARGEGGKGKAFLLLIPEEMQFIRYLMDEKVPVEEHKYKESMLKNVQSQLVEMVQRNDYLRKSAKEAYKSYLLAYNSHSMKDIFNVHRLDLQAVAASFCFLSPPKMNLNLNSNASKFRKKMSKVKGSRNGFSVSNPYGRQKGRDEIRQFVRH from the exons ATGGAAGGCGCAATGCTTGCTCGGAGGAACAAccggaagagaaagagagcgaAGAAACTGTCGGAATCGACCGGTACGATTGAAGAATCAGAGCCTCAAAACCGTAAGGAggaccaagaagaagaagacaaaggGGAAGATGAGAAGACGAAGAGAATGAAGGTAGAGGAAACAGCGGGAAAAGAGGAAAATGAAGGTGTAGAAGCCTCGAAGGAAGAGAAGAAGACGAAGGTTAAGAGAGGTGGAGGGTCTGGGATTATGACCACAGAGTCTTTTGGATCACTGAATTTGTCTTCCCACACTTTTAAGGCCGTTCAAGATATGAAATTTCAGCACATGACTCAG ATTCAAGCCAGAACAATCCCACCACTATTGATCGGAAAAGATGTACTGGGAGCTGCAAGGACAGGATCTGGGAAAACTCTTGCTTTTCTAGTACCAGCTGTGGAGTTGCTATATCACACAAAGTTTACTCCTCGTAATGGAACCGCTGTTGTTGTCATTTGCCCTACACGGGAACTTGCGATTCAG ACCCACGCTGTGGCAGAGCACCTCCTCAAGTATCACTCACAGACTGTCGACTTGGTTATTGGTGGTGCAAATCGGAGAAGAGAAGCAGAAAGTCTTGTAAAAGGAGTAAATCTATTGGTTGCAACCCCTGGCCGACTTCTTGACCATCTCCAGAATACCAAGGGATTTCTATATAAGAACTTGAAG TGCCTCATCATTGATGAAGCCGACAGGATTTTGGAAGATAACTTTGAAGAAGAAATGCGACAGATTATCAAACGTCTACCCCAG GAAAGGCAGACAGCTTTATTTTCAGCAACCCAAACCAAGAAG GTTGAAGATCTTGCTAGATTGTCACTGAAAGATCCTTTTTTGATTGATGTGGATGAAGGGAGGACTAAG GTCACTAATGAAGGGCTAAAACAAGGCTATGTTATTGTGCCCAGCGATAAGAGATTTATTCTCCTATATACTTTTCTGAAGACCACTCGTTCTAAGAAAGTGATGgtcttcttctcttcttgtaACTCAGTTAAATTCCACTCTGAACTTCTTAAATACATTAATATGGAGTGCTTTGATATCCatggaaagcaaaagcaacagAAGAGGACAAAAACTTTCTTTGACTTCTGCAAAGCAGAGAAAGGAATCTTACTTTGTACTGATGTTGCTGCTCGTGGGCTGGATATTCCTGCCGTG GACTTGATTGTGCAGTTTGATCCTCCAGATGATCCCAAG GAATATATCCACCGTGTTGGTCGAACAGCTCGAGGAGAAGGTGGAAAAGGAAAGGCATTCCTTCTCCTCATTCCTGAAGAGATGCAGTTTATTCGCTATTTGATG GATGAAAAGGTCCCCGTTGAAGAACATAAATACAAGGAGAGTATGCTGAAAAATGTGCAGTCGCAACTG GTGGAGATGGTTCAGCGCAACGATTATCTCCGCAAATCAGCAAAAGAGGCATATAAATCTTATCTATTAGCGTATAATTCACACTCTATGAAGGACATCTTTAACGTCCACCGACTTGATCTGCAG GCGGTTGCAGCTTCATTTTGCTTTCTGAGTCCCCCCAAGATGAATCTGAACTTAAACAGCAACGCTTCAAAGTTCAGGAAGAAGATGAGCAAAGTAAAAGGAAGTCGAAACGGATTCAGCGTGAGCAATCCTTACGGTAGGCAAAAAGGCCGAGATGAAATTCGACAATTTGTAAGACATTAG
- the LOC103435816 gene encoding putative vesicle-associated membrane protein 726 translates to MGQQSLIYSFVARGTVILAEYTEFTGNFTSIASQCLQKLPATNNKFTYNCDGHTFNYLVDNGFTYCVVAVEAVGRQVPIAFLERIKEDFIGRYGGGKAATAVANSLNKEFGSKLKEHMQYCVDHPEEISKLSKVKAQVSEVKGVMMENIEKVLDRGEKIELLVDKTENLRSQAQDFRQQGTQMRRKMWFQNMKIKLIVLGILIALILIIVLSVCNGFKC, encoded by the exons ATGGGGCAGCAATCGTTGATCTACAGCTTCGTGGCGCGCGGCACGGTGATCCTCGCTGAGTACACGGAATTCACTGGAAACTTCACCAGCATAGCTTCCCAGTGCCTCCAGAAACTTCCGGCCACTAACAACAAGTTCACCTACAACTGCGACGGCCACACCTTCAACTACCTCGTCGATAATGGCTTCA CATATTGTGTAGTTGCAGTTGAGGCGGTTGGTCGACAAGTTCCTATTGCCTTCCTTGAGCGAATCAAGGAGGATTTTATCGGTAGATATGGTGGGGGGAAAGCTGCAACAGCAGTTGCAAATAGCCTAAACAAGGAATTCGG GTCCAAACTGAAGGAGCACATGCAATACTGTGTGGATCATCCCGAGGAGATTAGCAAGCTTTCAAAAGTGAAAGCACAAGTCTCAGAAGTCAAAGGCGTTATGATGGAAAATATTGAAAAG GTTCTTGATCGTGGGGAGAAAATTGAACTTCTGGTTGATAAAACAGAGAACCTCCGCTCACAG GCACAAGATTTTAGGCAGCAGGGAACCCAGATGAGGAGGAAGATGTGGTTCCAGAACATGAAGATCAAGCTGATAGTTTTGGGAATCTTAATCGCTTTGATTCTCATCATCGTTCTATCCGTTTGCAATGGCTTCAAATGCTGA
- the LOC103435817 gene encoding LOW QUALITY PROTEIN: pantoate--beta-alanine ligase (The sequence of the model RefSeq protein was modified relative to this genomic sequence to represent the inferred CDS: inserted 2 bases in 1 codon; deleted 1 base in 1 codon; substituted 1 base at 1 genomic stop codon): MEAGEPQIIRDKDQMRRWSRAMRSQGKTVGLVPTTMGYLHDGHVSLIREARTHADVLAVSIYVNKGQSPPREDLSTYPSAFHGDIRKLTQIPGGVDVVFNPHNLYDYGNNTDAKAPASNGARASDGGETVSCVEEKGAGHETSVRVERLEKGMCGRTRPVFFRGVATVVSKLFNIVETDVAVFGKQDYQQWRIIQRMVRDLDFSVRVIGSEIVRENDGLAMSSRNVHLSPEEREKVCYCIXAYLAICISKSLSKARSSAEKGXINCKELRDLVVEAISEAGGRVDYAEVSFVGSLKSVEEIRRSVVLCVAAWFGLVRPIDNMEINK, translated from the exons ATGGAGGCCGGAGAGCCACAGATCATCAGAGACAAGGACCAGATGCGGAGGTGGTCACGCGCCATGAGATCCCAAGGCAAGACTGTCGGACTAGTACCCACAACAATGGGCTACCTCCACGACGGACACGTGTCCCTCATCCGAGAAGCTCGCACCCACGCCGACGTCCTCGCCGTCTCGATCTACGTGAACAAGGGTCAGTCTCCCCCT CGAGAAGACCTTTCCACATACCCGTCCGCTTTCCACGGCGACATCCGGAAGCTCACCCAAATTCCCGGCGGCGTCGACGTCGTTTTTAACCCCCACAACCTATACGACTACGGAAATAACACGGACGCAAAGGCACCAGCGAGTAATGGGGCACGTGCGAGCGACGGCGGTGAAACGGTGTCCTGCGTGGAGGAGAAGGGGGCGGGGCACGAGACGTCGGTGAGGGTGGAGAGGTTGGAGAAGGGGATGTGCGGGCGGACCAGGCCTGTGTTTTTTAGAGGGGTGGCGACGGTGGTGAGCAAGCTGTTTAACATTGTGGAGACGGATGTTGCGGTGTTTGGGAAGCAGGATTATCAGCAATGGCGGATTATTCAGCGGATG GTTCGAGATCTTGATTTTTCCGTTAGAGTGATAGGTTCTGAAATAGTGCGGGAAAATGACGGCCTGGCGATGAGTTCACGCAATGTGCACCTCTCACCTGAAGAACGGGAAAAGGTTTGCTACTGCATTTAAGCCTATCTCGCTATTTGTATAAGCAAGTCACTGTCAAAAGCTAGATCTTCTGCAGAAAAGGG CATTAATTGTAAAGAGTTGAGAGACTTGGTCGTCGAAGCGATTAGTGAAGCCGGTGGAAGAGTCGACTATGCTGAGGTGA gtttTGTTGGAAGCTTGAAGTCAGTAGAAGAGATCAGACGTTCGGTTGTGTTGTGTGTTGCTGCCTGGTTCGGGTTAGTCAGACCGATAGACAACATGGAGATCAATAAATGA